The Acidobacteriota bacterium genome has a segment encoding these proteins:
- a CDS encoding division/cell wall cluster transcriptional repressor MraZ, which translates to MLRGHYTVRMDEKGRIKLPAAYRRYIDENYSSEFYVTSLTGECARLYPMPEWMAIEEKLQSKGTSNAAVRKFLDRTNYYGQLADVDAQGRILVHPLLRSSAELIGNVAVLGYLQYLEVWELDKFKARIDGQPFTDEDAASLAALGI; encoded by the coding sequence CGAGAAGGGGCGGATCAAGCTTCCCGCGGCCTACCGCCGTTATATCGACGAGAACTACAGCTCCGAGTTTTATGTGACGAGCCTGACGGGTGAATGCGCGCGGTTGTATCCAATGCCCGAATGGATGGCGATCGAAGAGAAGCTCCAATCGAAAGGCACAAGCAACGCCGCCGTCAGGAAGTTCCTCGATCGGACGAACTACTACGGTCAACTCGCCGATGTAGACGCGCAGGGCCGAATCCTGGTTCACCCCTTGCTTCGATCGAGCGCCGAACTGATCGGAAACGTGGCAGTGCTGGGATACCTGCAATACCTGGAGGTGTGGGAGCTGGACAAGTTCAAGGCTCGAATCGACGGCCAGCCGTTCACCGATGAGGACGCCGCCAGTCTCGCGGCGCTTGGGATTTAG
- the rsmH gene encoding 16S rRNA (cytosine(1402)-N(4))-methyltransferase RsmH: MATNIGEKDELHEPVLLNEVVEWLRPEEGTFVDCTIGLGGHAHAILAASPRTAIIGIDRDPEALAVARERLSIFEDRVQLVRANFESIASVLEQTGTVEVRGVLADLGVSSLQLGRSERGFSFASDAPLDMRMDQSNGPTAADLVNQLSERELADLIFEFGEERGARKIARAITRASEREPIATTKQLADVVVRALNIPGRWRTHPATRTFQALRISVNDELKALERFIPAAISKLAHRGRLAIISFHSLEDRIVKRSFLRESGRCICETQRWQPGEARKEATADDVTCEHCGARRRISILTRKPVRPTPEEMERNPRSRSSLLRVCEKL; this comes from the coding sequence GTGGCGACAAACATCGGAGAAAAAGATGAACTGCACGAACCTGTTTTGCTCAACGAGGTCGTCGAGTGGCTGCGGCCCGAGGAAGGCACGTTCGTCGACTGCACGATTGGGCTTGGCGGACACGCCCACGCGATCCTCGCTGCGTCGCCCCGTACGGCGATCATCGGAATAGATCGCGATCCGGAAGCGCTCGCCGTGGCTCGAGAGCGGCTGTCGATCTTTGAAGACCGTGTTCAACTCGTCCGGGCGAACTTCGAAAGTATCGCGTCTGTGCTGGAGCAAACTGGCACAGTGGAAGTGCGCGGGGTGCTGGCCGATCTGGGCGTATCCTCGCTGCAACTTGGACGAAGCGAGCGCGGCTTTAGTTTTGCCTCAGACGCGCCGCTCGACATGAGAATGGACCAGAGCAACGGGCCAACGGCAGCAGACCTCGTGAATCAGCTTTCCGAGCGTGAGCTGGCGGATCTGATCTTTGAATTCGGAGAGGAGCGAGGCGCGCGCAAGATCGCTCGCGCAATCACGCGGGCGAGCGAGCGCGAACCCATCGCCACGACAAAGCAGCTTGCTGACGTTGTCGTGCGAGCGCTCAACATCCCCGGCCGATGGCGCACACATCCGGCCACGCGAACGTTTCAAGCGCTCCGGATCTCAGTCAACGATGAGCTCAAAGCACTGGAGCGTTTCATCCCCGCTGCGATTTCGAAGCTGGCTCACCGTGGGCGGTTGGCGATCATCTCGTTCCACTCGCTTGAAGATCGGATCGTCAAGCGCAGCTTTTTGCGAGAGTCCGGCCGATGCATCTGCGAAACGCAAAGATGGCAACCAGGCGAAGCGCGCAAAGAAGCCACCGCCGATGACGTAACCTGCGAACATTGCGGAGCGCGAAGACGAATAAGTATACTTACGCGAAAGCCGGTGCGCCCTACACCGGAAGAGATGGAACGCAATCCTCGGTCACGCAGTTCCCTTCTGCGTGTTTGCGAGAAGCTCTGA
- a CDS encoding penicillin-binding protein produces the protein MSTSNKTSDKRITVIQIVIIAWMMAIGAKLLWLQVKQHDWLLARANNQQQAAIDLSPMRGVIYDRNGNELARSVAVKSLYASPGDLTDPGGIADTLSDLLDIDRDDLYKRLTSGRAAVAVKRKLDDTEVAKVVKLGLPGLRFVNEMKRFYVSGKSASHVLGFVDMDERGVGGIELSCDKLIRGQGGRLLLDVDALNKSYDHSVEESVPGANVSLTIDLVIQNHVEKALAQAVRATRARGGTIVVLRPATGEILALANYPTFDPNDFSESTDVQRRNRAVETAFEPGSIFKLVTYAAALEERLIRPDTRIDCGGGQIRIADRIIHDHPYGVLTAAQALAKSSNVAAIKIGMQLGNERLARYIERFGFGRRTGIELPAESRGLLQPVSEWGPTTIGSIPMGHEIGVTAVQAAAAYASIANGGEWVKPHLISKVVSSSGDVLDEHQPERRQVVSEATAATLKAMLEGVVVHGTGKAARMGGYSAAGKTGTAQKIDEATGRYSQTRYVASFAGFAPVDNPELVCVVSLDEPVGAHLGGAVSAPVFARVVSDALHILGVPPENDPQSVLAGDFKVYDTPSFVAENQPARADETADSRPALEVAAEAAGADSASKRYGSAVMPDLMGKGIREAVALCAAQGLKLKAAGDGVVSLQSPSPGALVSQETTCRVKLSKQALKRATVDPAPKIPPSAGGEPSRVKAARTN, from the coding sequence ATGTCAACTAGCAATAAAACTTCTGACAAACGGATCACCGTCATTCAAATCGTGATCATCGCGTGGATGATGGCGATCGGCGCGAAGCTCCTCTGGCTGCAAGTCAAGCAACACGACTGGCTGCTCGCGCGCGCAAACAATCAACAGCAGGCAGCAATCGATCTCAGCCCGATGCGAGGAGTGATCTATGATCGGAACGGCAACGAGCTTGCGCGGTCGGTTGCGGTGAAATCGCTTTACGCATCGCCGGGTGACCTAACCGACCCGGGCGGCATCGCAGATACTCTTTCCGATCTTCTCGACATCGATCGCGACGATCTCTACAAACGGCTTACGTCCGGCCGCGCGGCAGTGGCCGTCAAACGCAAGCTCGACGACACAGAAGTTGCGAAAGTCGTGAAGCTCGGTCTGCCGGGACTTCGCTTCGTGAACGAGATGAAGCGATTTTACGTCAGCGGCAAGAGCGCATCTCACGTCTTGGGTTTCGTCGATATGGACGAGCGAGGAGTGGGCGGCATCGAGCTTTCCTGCGATAAGTTAATTCGGGGGCAGGGTGGGCGCTTGTTGCTGGACGTGGATGCCCTGAACAAGTCTTACGATCATTCGGTTGAGGAGTCGGTGCCGGGCGCCAATGTCTCGCTCACCATTGACCTGGTGATTCAGAATCACGTCGAGAAAGCACTGGCCCAAGCGGTTCGCGCGACCCGCGCACGCGGAGGCACGATCGTTGTTCTCCGGCCGGCGACCGGCGAGATACTGGCGCTAGCCAACTACCCGACCTTTGATCCCAACGACTTCTCCGAATCCACCGACGTCCAGCGGCGCAACCGAGCGGTCGAAACTGCCTTCGAGCCGGGTTCGATATTCAAGCTGGTCACCTATGCCGCTGCGCTCGAAGAGCGGCTCATTCGGCCCGACACCCGGATCGACTGCGGCGGCGGCCAGATTCGCATCGCCGATCGAATCATCCACGATCATCCGTACGGCGTGCTGACTGCCGCGCAAGCGTTGGCGAAATCCTCTAACGTTGCCGCGATCAAGATAGGAATGCAGTTGGGAAACGAAAGACTCGCGCGCTACATCGAGCGGTTTGGTTTCGGCCGCCGCACCGGCATAGAACTGCCGGCGGAATCGCGAGGATTGCTCCAGCCGGTTAGCGAATGGGGACCGACCACCATCGGCTCTATTCCGATGGGTCATGAGATCGGCGTGACCGCCGTGCAAGCCGCTGCTGCTTACGCCTCGATAGCCAACGGCGGCGAATGGGTGAAGCCGCACCTGATCAGCAAGGTCGTATCATCTTCGGGAGATGTACTCGACGAGCATCAACCCGAAAGACGACAAGTCGTGAGTGAGGCCACGGCAGCCACTTTGAAGGCGATGCTCGAAGGCGTGGTTGTCCACGGAACCGGAAAGGCCGCGCGGATGGGAGGCTATAGCGCGGCTGGAAAGACAGGCACCGCGCAGAAAATCGATGAAGCCACCGGGCGCTACTCGCAGACTCGCTACGTCGCGTCGTTCGCAGGCTTCGCGCCGGTCGATAACCCAGAACTCGTTTGTGTTGTCTCGCTAGACGAACCGGTTGGCGCGCACTTGGGCGGCGCAGTTTCGGCGCCTGTGTTCGCCCGCGTAGTCTCGGACGCGCTTCACATACTCGGCGTTCCGCCCGAGAACGATCCGCAGTCGGTGCTCGCCGGCGACTTCAAGGTTTACGACACTCCCAGCTTTGTTGCTGAGAACCAACCGGCGCGCGCCGATGAGACCGCGGACTCGCGGCCGGCGCTTGAAGTGGCCGCGGAAGCCGCGGGCGCCGATTCTGCATCTAAGCGCTACGGCAGTGCGGTGATGCCTGATCTGATGGGTAAGGGAATACGCGAGGCAGTCGCCCTGTGCGCGGCTCAGGGTCTGAAGCTCAAGGCGGCCGGCGATGGAGTCGTCTCGCTGCAAAGCCCTTCCCCGGGCGCGCTCGTTTCGCAAGAGACGACCTGTCGCGTGAAGCTTTCGAAACAAGCGCTCAAGAGAGCAACGGTTGACCCCGCGCCGAAGATACCACCGTCCGCCGGCGGTGAGCCGTCTCGAGTGAAAGCAGCAAGGACGAATTGA
- a CDS encoding UDP-N-acetylmuramoyl-L-alanyl-D-glutamate--2,6-diaminopimelate ligase, giving the protein MKLADLATHINALAATGALEAEALDVTHDSRGCEPGSVFAAIRGEKTDGHRFISQAVDRGAIAVISELPPASESAPAWIQVAGARAALAHSAAAVHGHPSQRLKLVGITGTNGKTTTAHLIDWIIRASEGTSAMFGTIAHRVGDEAAAAANTTPEASDIQRMLARAIDAGCRSAVMEVSSHALELHRADALKFAVAVFTNLTRDHLDYHGTMESYFAVKERLFNASLGSAPGASVINVDDEYGRRLFRSAKGDRISYGFGNRTDVGTDEFKLTARGLAFTASTPAGKIEVVSPLVGRFHVYNILAAIAAGLALEASLDDIARGVAECRTVSGRFEQVTLNGSQQTGFTVIVDYAHTDDALRNVLQTAREVAGTGRVITVFGCGGDRDRSKRAPMGELAASLSDIAIVTSDNPRTEDPEAIIEDIEAGLKKAARAYVKLTDRREAILHAIDQAREGDVILIAGKGHETYQIIGERKIHFDDHEVAREAMMKRVDH; this is encoded by the coding sequence TTGAAACTGGCTGACTTGGCAACACACATAAACGCGCTCGCCGCGACAGGCGCGCTCGAGGCCGAAGCACTCGACGTCACGCACGATTCGCGTGGGTGTGAGCCGGGTTCGGTCTTTGCCGCAATTCGCGGCGAGAAAACGGACGGGCACCGATTCATCTCGCAAGCGGTCGACCGCGGAGCGATCGCAGTTATTTCCGAGTTGCCTCCTGCGAGTGAGAGCGCGCCCGCATGGATTCAGGTCGCCGGCGCGCGCGCGGCATTGGCCCATTCGGCAGCCGCTGTCCACGGCCATCCGTCTCAGCGGTTGAAGCTGGTGGGGATCACCGGGACCAACGGCAAGACGACCACCGCTCACTTGATCGACTGGATCATTCGCGCCAGCGAGGGAACATCGGCGATGTTTGGAACGATCGCTCATAGAGTCGGCGACGAAGCAGCGGCGGCGGCGAACACGACGCCCGAAGCGTCCGACATTCAACGGATGCTTGCGCGAGCAATCGACGCCGGTTGCCGCTCGGCGGTGATGGAAGTCTCGTCGCACGCACTGGAGCTTCATCGCGCGGATGCTTTGAAGTTCGCGGTCGCAGTGTTTACCAATCTCACGCGCGATCACCTGGACTATCACGGAACGATGGAGAGTTACTTCGCGGTGAAAGAGAGGTTGTTCAACGCAAGTCTCGGTTCCGCGCCTGGCGCATCGGTAATCAACGTAGACGACGAATATGGCCGCAGGTTGTTTAGATCTGCCAAAGGCGATCGGATAAGTTACGGCTTCGGCAATCGCACGGACGTCGGGACGGATGAATTCAAGCTGACCGCGCGCGGACTCGCCTTCACCGCCAGTACGCCGGCCGGCAAGATCGAAGTTGTTTCGCCGCTGGTGGGACGCTTTCATGTTTACAACATACTCGCAGCCATCGCGGCAGGATTGGCCCTGGAAGCCAGTTTGGATGACATAGCCCGCGGCGTCGCCGAATGCCGAACTGTTTCGGGGCGGTTCGAGCAGGTGACGCTGAACGGTTCACAACAGACGGGCTTCACAGTCATCGTTGACTACGCGCACACCGACGATGCGCTGAGAAACGTCCTGCAAACCGCGCGCGAAGTAGCGGGGACGGGTCGCGTGATAACGGTGTTCGGGTGCGGAGGGGATCGCGACCGGAGCAAGCGCGCTCCGATGGGAGAGCTGGCGGCAAGCTTGAGCGATATTGCAATAGTCACTTCCGATAATCCTCGAACCGAGGACCCGGAGGCGATCATCGAAGACATCGAAGCCGGCTTGAAGAAAGCTGCGCGCGCGTATGTCAAGCTGACCGACAGGCGGGAGGCTATCCTTCACGCGATCGACCAGGCCCGAGAAGGCGACGTCATTTTGATAGCGGGCAAAGGGCATGAGACTTATCAGATCATCGGCGAGCGAAAGATTCACTTCGACGATCACGAAGTGGCGCGCGAAGCAATGATGAAGAGAGTTGATCACTAA
- the murF gene encoding UDP-N-acetylmuramoyl-tripeptide--D-alanyl-D-alanine ligase — MKLGEIADILGSNIRAARGASELAEREPLGYSIDSRTVRAGELFFAIQGPIYDGHRFVVDAIGRRALAAVVSRGFLDSDLGRQIDPQKAALILVDDTLAGLQSVAYAVLKSWQGQVVAVTGSLGKTTTKEMLAAMLARIGRVVKTTGNFNNAYGLPLSVLKMESDGKHASDFDFAVLEMGMNHKGEIARLTGIAPPDVGVVTIVAPAHLEFFSSVEAIADAKAEMVGGIVPGGKAVLNADDARVARMAALRHDITCLTFGIEHNADVMASEIKPEGVSGSSFLLATPHGRIEAHVPLPGRHNIYNALAAATVADLYETPLEEIAAALAETATAKMRGEVVRFRDGFTIIDDSYNSNPRALFEMVSTVCANRECKRKIVVAGEMLELGASGPELHREGGRQIARLGADKLIGIRGLAEEIVAGAREAGMTGEAAVFANTPEEAAEILIRDARAGDLILVKGSRAVKSEIVVERMKQRFGTLPNCGEAMTGDAATGRC; from the coding sequence ATGAAGCTAGGTGAAATCGCAGATATTCTCGGGTCGAATATTCGCGCGGCGCGTGGCGCCAGCGAACTTGCCGAGCGGGAGCCGCTCGGGTACTCGATCGACTCACGCACGGTCCGCGCGGGGGAGCTGTTTTTTGCTATTCAAGGACCGATCTACGACGGGCACCGTTTTGTCGTTGACGCGATCGGTCGCCGCGCGCTTGCGGCGGTTGTCTCGCGCGGCTTCCTGGACTCGGACCTCGGCAGGCAGATAGATCCGCAGAAGGCGGCGCTGATTCTGGTCGACGACACGTTGGCAGGGCTTCAATCTGTGGCATACGCCGTGTTGAAGAGCTGGCAGGGCCAAGTCGTCGCGGTGACCGGAAGCCTTGGAAAGACTACTACGAAGGAGATGTTAGCGGCGATGCTTGCGCGGATCGGCCGGGTCGTCAAAACAACTGGCAACTTTAACAACGCCTACGGTCTCCCGCTGTCGGTACTCAAGATGGAGTCCGATGGCAAGCACGCCTCGGACTTTGATTTTGCCGTGCTCGAGATGGGGATGAACCACAAGGGCGAGATAGCGCGGTTGACTGGCATCGCGCCGCCGGATGTCGGCGTGGTCACCATCGTCGCTCCTGCTCACCTGGAGTTCTTCTCTTCGGTTGAGGCGATCGCGGATGCGAAGGCCGAGATGGTCGGCGGCATAGTGCCTGGCGGCAAGGCGGTGCTCAACGCCGATGACGCTCGCGTCGCAAGAATGGCCGCCCTGCGTCACGACATCACCTGTCTCACGTTCGGCATCGAGCACAACGCAGATGTGATGGCCAGCGAAATAAAACCGGAGGGCGTCAGCGGAAGCAGCTTCCTGCTCGCGACGCCACACGGACGGATCGAAGCCCACGTTCCGCTTCCGGGGCGGCATAACATTTATAATGCGTTGGCGGCGGCGACGGTTGCCGATCTTTACGAAACTCCGCTGGAAGAGATCGCGGCAGCGTTAGCCGAAACCGCCACAGCGAAGATGCGCGGCGAAGTGGTGCGCTTTCGCGACGGCTTCACGATCATTGACGACTCGTACAATTCAAACCCGCGCGCGCTCTTTGAAATGGTCTCGACTGTGTGCGCGAACCGCGAGTGCAAACGCAAGATCGTAGTCGCCGGCGAAATGCTCGAGCTCGGGGCATCTGGTCCGGAGCTCCATCGCGAAGGCGGCCGGCAGATAGCGCGGCTCGGCGCCGACAAGCTGATCGGAATTCGCGGGCTCGCAGAAGAGATCGTCGCCGGCGCTCGCGAGGCCGGCATGACCGGCGAGGCGGCGGTCTTTGCTAACACGCCGGAAGAAGCGGCGGAGATATTGATTCGCGACGCGCGCGCGGGCGACTTGATCCTTGTGAAAGGCTCGCGCGCGGTAAAAAGCGAGATCGTTGTCGAACGGATGAAGCAGAGGTTCGGGACGCTGCCAAACTGCGGCGAAGCGATGACCGGTGACGCCGCGACGGGGAGATGCTGA
- the mraY gene encoding phospho-N-acetylmuramoyl-pentapeptide-transferase, with protein sequence MFYYLRLFQKVHDSLSFLRLFEQVTFRAAWAAITALAISLMFGPRMIRLLRQFQIGQQIREEGPRTHEAKRGTPTMGGVLILLSVAISTLLWSDLSVAFVWIAVVTTLAYGGIGFADDYLKVKRRHNLGLTGRQKLMLQFIVAIGFGLALRYFTTYSTRLSVPFVKTFNPEIWWPIYLLAFAPIVVVGFSNAVNLTDGLDGLAISVTMVTSGALTGFTYVSGHKVFADYLGLEHNPGIHELTIFCAALTGASLGFLWFNAPPAEVFMGDVGALGIGGAIGAVAVMIKQEFLLVMIGGVFVIEALSVILQVASFKLFHRRIFKMTPIHHHFELLYPPEISRRMEPKLVFRFLIIAILFALLSLSTLKLR encoded by the coding sequence ATGTTTTACTACCTGAGATTATTTCAGAAGGTCCACGACAGCCTGTCCTTTCTGCGATTGTTTGAACAGGTCACCTTTCGCGCAGCATGGGCGGCGATCACCGCTCTCGCAATAAGCCTGATGTTTGGGCCGCGAATGATCAGGCTGTTGAGGCAGTTTCAGATAGGCCAGCAGATTCGCGAAGAAGGACCGCGCACCCATGAGGCAAAGCGTGGAACGCCTACGATGGGCGGTGTCCTGATTCTGCTATCGGTCGCGATATCGACTCTGTTGTGGTCGGACCTTTCGGTTGCGTTCGTGTGGATCGCAGTTGTGACGACGCTGGCGTACGGCGGGATTGGTTTTGCGGATGATTACTTGAAGGTGAAGCGGCGTCACAACCTCGGGCTGACCGGCAGACAGAAGCTGATGCTCCAATTCATCGTTGCGATCGGATTCGGGCTTGCGCTCAGATATTTTACGACCTACAGCACGCGGTTGAGCGTGCCGTTCGTGAAGACGTTCAATCCGGAGATATGGTGGCCGATATATCTGCTCGCTTTTGCGCCGATCGTGGTGGTCGGGTTTTCAAACGCGGTGAACCTGACGGATGGGCTCGACGGTCTGGCGATATCAGTGACAATGGTGACATCGGGGGCGCTCACCGGCTTCACCTACGTGAGCGGGCATAAGGTGTTCGCTGACTACCTGGGGCTCGAGCACAACCCCGGGATACACGAACTGACGATCTTCTGCGCGGCGCTCACTGGAGCGAGCCTGGGTTTCCTGTGGTTCAACGCGCCGCCAGCCGAGGTGTTCATGGGTGACGTGGGCGCGCTCGGAATCGGGGGAGCGATTGGCGCGGTAGCGGTGATGATCAAACAGGAGTTCTTGCTGGTGATGATCGGCGGCGTGTTCGTTATCGAAGCGCTGTCGGTGATTCTGCAAGTCGCATCGTTCAAGCTTTTTCATCGGCGCATATTCAAAATGACGCCGATACATCATCACTTTGAGCTGTTGTATCCGCCGGAGATTTCGCGCCGCATGGAACCGAAGCTGGTGTTTAGGTTCTTGATAATCGCGATATTGTTCGCGTTGCTCAGCTTGTCGACTTTGAAGTTGAGATAG
- the murD gene encoding UDP-N-acetylmuramoyl-L-alanine--D-glutamate ligase — MDLKGKKVLVVGIARSGIAVARLLASRGAMVIGNDIKPASELREAADELRKLGVTLSLGSHPESLFINADLIVLSPGVPADLEPLESARRVGIQIISEPELAGRFLRGRMIGVTGSNGKTTVTTLIGELMRAAGADVIVGGNIGTPLTSLIEKSTDVSWTVAELSSFQLETIDSLRVNVAVVTNITPDHLDRHGSLENYVSAKHRIFLNQTEDDRAVLNGQDQGVADMVAKLGVPSKKVYFSSRGPETLTGAAAGVYYRAGRVCTTLLTDRQGEVDVIGLDEISVPGMHNVENVMTALGATFCAIEMGGTAAGDLPALRDAIRRFKGVEHRIEYVAEIDGIKFYNDSKATNVDSTIKSLAAFERNIIVILGGKDKGSDYTVLAPLVRDRVKQIILIGAASDKIAGQLEGTRPIARARSMQDAVLSAVQVAAAGDIVLLAPACASFDMFDSYEHRGRVFKEAVYKLASRAHSGWTGRLTT, encoded by the coding sequence ATGGATCTAAAAGGCAAAAAGGTACTGGTCGTCGGCATCGCCCGCAGCGGAATCGCCGTTGCGCGTCTGCTCGCATCGCGAGGCGCGATGGTGATCGGCAACGATATCAAGCCTGCATCCGAGCTTCGCGAAGCGGCAGATGAGTTGCGCAAGCTTGGCGTGACGCTTTCGCTGGGAAGTCATCCGGAAAGTTTGTTTATCAACGCGGACTTGATTGTGCTAAGCCCGGGCGTGCCGGCCGACCTCGAGCCGCTCGAATCAGCGCGACGCGTGGGAATCCAGATCATCAGCGAGCCTGAGCTTGCCGGCCGGTTTTTGCGCGGGCGGATGATTGGCGTCACCGGCTCGAACGGTAAGACGACGGTTACCACGCTCATCGGGGAGCTGATGCGGGCGGCCGGTGCGGACGTGATCGTCGGCGGCAACATCGGAACGCCGCTGACAAGCTTGATTGAGAAATCGACCGACGTGTCGTGGACCGTCGCCGAGCTCTCGAGCTTTCAGTTGGAGACGATCGATAGCTTGCGGGTCAACGTGGCGGTTGTCACCAACATAACGCCGGACCACCTGGACCGGCACGGCTCGCTTGAGAATTACGTGAGCGCCAAGCACAGAATCTTTTTGAATCAGACCGAAGACGACCGGGCGGTGCTCAACGGTCAGGATCAGGGTGTGGCGGACATGGTTGCGAAGCTCGGCGTTCCATCGAAGAAGGTCTATTTCAGTTCGCGCGGGCCTGAAACGCTGACTGGCGCGGCAGCCGGCGTCTATTACCGAGCCGGTCGCGTTTGCACGACCCTCTTGACTGATCGACAGGGCGAGGTGGACGTAATCGGGCTTGATGAAATATCGGTGCCGGGCATGCACAACGTCGAGAACGTGATGACCGCGCTCGGGGCGACGTTCTGTGCGATAGAAATGGGGGGAACGGCGGCCGGCGACCTGCCGGCTCTCCGCGACGCTATCAGGCGATTCAAGGGAGTCGAGCACCGCATCGAATACGTGGCCGAGATTGACGGCATAAAGTTTTACAACGATTCGAAGGCAACCAACGTCGACTCGACGATCAAGTCTCTGGCGGCGTTCGAGCGCAACATCATCGTGATCCTCGGAGGCAAGGATAAAGGCAGCGACTACACAGTGCTGGCGCCGCTGGTTCGAGATCGCGTGAAGCAAATCATTTTGATTGGCGCGGCCAGCGACAAGATCGCCGGGCAACTGGAAGGGACGCGGCCGATTGCTCGCGCGCGATCGATGCAGGACGCGGTGCTTAGCGCGGTGCAAGTTGCGGCCGCCGGCGACATCGTGCTTCTTGCCCCCGCCTGCGCGAGCTTCGATATGTTCGACAGCTACGAACACCGCGGCCGAGTGTTCAAGGAGGCGGTGTACAAGCTCGCGAGCAGAGCGCACAGCGGCTGGACCGGGAGGCTAACCACTTGA
- the ftsW gene encoding putative lipid II flippase FtsW, producing MATNNRAAAPRWKREAEMVLGRGVNSRPRPGRELPVDKVMLAIVLGITLFGAVMVYSASAILAEKNYGSQFYFLARQAVWALVGMAAMAMAICIDYRHYKRPVVIYSVLGVTLTLLIAVLFLPRINETHRWIRYGSYISVQPSEPAKLALIAFLAFFLEKRVKEIESFKRTFVLAAIVAGVLIGLVGMEPDLGTAMALGLVFLTMMYQAGAPVRYFATLAVPVVPAITYMLLKPWRFQRLLAFLDPWKYQTTWGFQPVQSMIAIGSGGPGGLGFAQGRQKLFYLPAPHTDFIFAVIGEELGLVGAATLVLLFGLLAWRGFRAARFAPDLFGQLLAVGLTTMIVAQAFFNISVTLSLVPTKGIPLPFISAGGSSLAISLFAAGVLLNVSKHGKT from the coding sequence ATGGCGACTAACAACAGAGCTGCAGCGCCGAGATGGAAGCGTGAAGCCGAGATGGTCCTCGGGCGGGGAGTAAACTCGCGCCCTCGGCCCGGGCGCGAATTGCCCGTCGACAAGGTGATGCTGGCGATCGTGCTGGGCATCACGCTGTTCGGCGCGGTGATGGTCTACAGCGCGTCGGCGATCCTTGCCGAAAAGAACTATGGGAGCCAGTTCTACTTTCTCGCTCGTCAAGCGGTGTGGGCTCTGGTAGGAATGGCGGCGATGGCTATGGCGATTTGCATCGACTACCGGCACTACAAACGGCCGGTGGTGATCTACTCGGTGCTGGGGGTGACGCTGACGCTGTTGATCGCGGTGCTGTTTCTGCCGAGGATAAACGAAACTCACCGATGGATCAGATACGGCTCTTACATCTCCGTGCAGCCTTCAGAGCCGGCGAAACTGGCTCTGATAGCCTTCTTGGCGTTCTTTCTCGAAAAGCGAGTGAAAGAGATTGAGAGCTTCAAGCGTACTTTTGTGCTCGCGGCCATAGTCGCGGGGGTGTTGATTGGGCTGGTCGGCATGGAGCCCGATCTGGGCACTGCGATGGCGCTCGGGTTGGTCTTCTTGACGATGATGTATCAGGCGGGAGCGCCCGTTCGCTATTTCGCCACGCTGGCGGTGCCGGTGGTGCCGGCAATCACCTACATGCTTTTGAAGCCGTGGCGATTCCAAAGACTGCTGGCTTTTCTGGATCCGTGGAAGTATCAGACGACATGGGGATTCCAGCCGGTCCAGTCGATGATTGCGATCGGAAGCGGCGGGCCGGGCGGCTTGGGGTTCGCGCAGGGACGGCAGAAGCTTTTCTATTTGCCGGCCCCACATACCGATTTTATTTTCGCGGTGATTGGCGAAGAGCTTGGGCTGGTAGGAGCGGCCACACTGGTTTTGTTGTTTGGGCTGCTGGCGTGGAGAGGATTTCGCGCGGCTCGATTTGCTCCTGATCTGTTCGGCCAGTTGCTGGCTGTGGGACTGACGACAATGATCGTCGCGCAGGCGTTCTTTAACATCAGCGTGACGCTGTCGCTCGTGCCCACGAAAGGCATCCCGTTGCCGTTCATCAGCGCGGGCGGGTCGTCGCTGGCGATCAGCCTCTTCGCCGCGGGCGTGCTTCTGAACGTGTCCAAGCACGGGAAAACCTGA